A single window of Microbispora hainanensis DNA harbors:
- the rpe gene encoding ribulose-phosphate 3-epimerase — MAVQISPSILSADFARLADEAARVKDVADWLHVDVMDYHFVPNLTLGLPVVESLLKTTSTPIDCHLMIQDPDRWAPDYAEAGAASVTIHAEAAKAAVRTLRAIRAAGARAGLALNPATAVEGYEDLLPEIDMMLVMTVEPGFGGQRFLDIVLPKLSRARALIDKYGGEVWLQVDGGVSAETIERCAEAGADVFVAGNAVYGSDDPARAVQELRSLAERAAPPA; from the coding sequence ATGGCCGTTCAGATCTCGCCCAGCATCCTGTCCGCGGACTTCGCCCGCCTCGCCGACGAGGCCGCACGCGTCAAGGACGTCGCCGACTGGCTCCACGTCGACGTCATGGACTATCACTTCGTGCCGAACCTGACGCTCGGCCTGCCGGTCGTCGAGTCGCTGCTGAAGACCACCTCGACGCCGATCGACTGCCACCTCATGATCCAGGACCCGGATCGATGGGCGCCGGACTACGCGGAGGCGGGCGCGGCCAGTGTGACGATCCACGCCGAGGCGGCCAAGGCCGCCGTGCGCACGCTGCGGGCGATCCGCGCCGCCGGGGCCAGGGCAGGTCTGGCGTTGAACCCGGCGACCGCCGTCGAGGGGTACGAGGACCTGCTGCCCGAGATCGACATGATGCTCGTCATGACCGTCGAGCCGGGCTTCGGCGGGCAGCGCTTCCTCGACATCGTGCTGCCGAAGCTGTCGCGGGCCCGGGCGCTGATCGACAAGTACGGCGGCGAGGTGTGGCTCCAGGTCGACGGCGGTGTCTCCGCGGAGACGATCGAGCGCTGTGCCGAGGCCGGGGCCGACGTCTTCGTGGCGGGCAACGCCGTCTACGGCTCCGACGACCCCGCCCGCGCCGTCCAGGAGCTCAGGAGCCTCGCCGAACGGGCCGCCCCGCCCGCCTGA
- a CDS encoding ABC transporter ATP-binding protein, which produces MNETLLELKDLVKHFPVRGGALIKRQVGAVHAVDGIDLTVGEGETVGLVGESGCGKSTSGRLAARLLEPTSGKILYRGQDISHHSRRQLKPIRSEIQMIFQDPYSSLNPRHTVGTIIRGPMEVNDINPPGGRKKRVQELLEIVGLNPEHYNRFPHEFSGGQRQRIGIARALALDPKLIIADEPVSALDVSIQAQVVNLLQQLQRDLGIAFLFIAHDLAIVRHFSQRVAVMYLGKIVEVGDRESIYERPRHPYTHALLSAVPEPDVSSEPRERIRLAGDVPSPINPPSGCRFRTRCWKAQDKCATEVPPLVRLSGNREGHLTACHFPEAPTTQGEDVVLDPALA; this is translated from the coding sequence ATGAACGAGACGCTGCTGGAGCTCAAGGACCTGGTCAAGCACTTCCCCGTGCGGGGCGGTGCGCTGATCAAGCGCCAGGTGGGGGCCGTCCACGCCGTGGACGGCATCGACCTCACGGTCGGCGAGGGCGAGACCGTCGGCCTGGTGGGCGAGTCGGGCTGCGGCAAGTCCACCAGCGGCCGCCTGGCGGCGCGCCTCCTCGAACCCACCTCCGGCAAGATCCTCTATCGGGGCCAGGACATCAGCCACCACTCGCGCCGGCAGCTCAAGCCGATCCGGTCCGAGATCCAGATGATCTTCCAGGATCCCTACAGCTCGCTCAACCCGCGCCACACCGTCGGCACGATCATCCGCGGGCCGATGGAGGTCAACGACATCAACCCGCCCGGCGGGCGCAAGAAGCGGGTCCAGGAACTGCTGGAGATCGTCGGCCTCAACCCCGAGCACTACAACCGCTTCCCGCACGAGTTCTCCGGCGGCCAGCGGCAGCGCATCGGGATCGCCCGGGCCCTGGCGCTCGACCCCAAGCTCATCATCGCCGACGAGCCGGTCTCGGCACTGGACGTCTCCATCCAGGCCCAGGTGGTCAACCTGCTGCAGCAACTGCAGCGCGACCTCGGCATCGCGTTCCTGTTCATCGCGCACGACCTCGCGATCGTCCGGCACTTCTCGCAGCGCGTCGCCGTCATGTACCTCGGCAAGATCGTCGAGGTGGGCGACCGCGAGTCGATCTACGAGCGGCCCCGGCATCCGTACACGCACGCCCTGCTGTCGGCCGTGCCGGAGCCGGACGTGTCGAGCGAGCCGCGCGAGCGCATCCGCCTGGCCGGCGACGTCCCGTCGCCGATCAACCCGCCGTCCGGCTGCCGGTTCCGCACGCGCTGCTGGAAGGCCCAGGACAAGTGCGCCACCGAGGTGCCGCCCCTGGTCAGGCTCAGCGGCAACCGCGAGGGTCACCTGACCGCCTGCCACTTCCCCGAGGCGCCCACCACGCAGGGCGAGGACGTGGTCCTCGACCCCGCCCTCGCCTGA
- a CDS encoding ABC transporter ATP-binding protein: MTTVSWSSEPGTSRGPGPFLSVRDLSVEFSTEDGIVHAVDGLSFDLEKGTTLGIVGESGSGKSVTNLAILGLHDPAHTKISGEIWLEDQELISADRTTMEQLRGNRVAMIFQDPLTALSPFHTIGRQIGEVYRKHKGASKKEARDRAIEMLRRVGIPQPERRVDSYPHEFSGGMRQRAMIAMALVCDPDLLIADEPTTALDVTVQAQILDLLKELQQQFGTAIILITHDLGVVAGTADNVMVMYAGRAAERGTVREVLREPQHPYTWGLLSSMPRLNAPVDVPLMPVRGTPPSLLNPPSGCPFHPRCDYTKLAGPELCFGQRPSISPETGHGDACYLTLEQKRELRTAKTEDHA, translated from the coding sequence GTGACCACCGTGTCGTGGAGCAGCGAGCCGGGGACCTCGCGCGGCCCCGGGCCGTTCCTGTCCGTCCGCGACCTGAGCGTCGAGTTCAGCACCGAGGACGGCATCGTGCACGCCGTCGACGGCCTGTCCTTCGATCTGGAGAAGGGCACCACGCTCGGCATCGTCGGCGAGTCCGGATCGGGCAAGTCGGTGACCAACCTCGCCATCCTCGGCCTGCACGACCCCGCACACACGAAGATCAGCGGGGAGATCTGGCTGGAGGACCAGGAGCTGATCTCGGCGGACCGCACCACGATGGAGCAGCTCCGCGGCAACCGCGTCGCGATGATCTTCCAGGACCCGCTGACCGCGCTGTCGCCGTTCCACACGATCGGCCGGCAGATCGGCGAGGTCTACCGCAAGCACAAGGGCGCGAGCAAGAAGGAGGCCCGCGACCGGGCCATCGAGATGCTCCGCCGGGTGGGCATCCCGCAGCCGGAGCGTCGCGTGGACAGCTACCCGCACGAGTTCTCCGGCGGCATGCGCCAGCGCGCGATGATCGCGATGGCGCTGGTGTGCGACCCCGACCTGCTCATCGCCGACGAGCCGACGACCGCGCTCGACGTGACCGTGCAGGCGCAGATCCTCGACCTGCTCAAGGAACTCCAGCAGCAGTTCGGCACCGCGATCATCCTGATCACCCACGACCTCGGCGTGGTGGCCGGCACCGCCGACAACGTCATGGTCATGTACGCCGGGCGGGCAGCCGAGCGCGGCACCGTCCGCGAGGTGCTGCGCGAGCCGCAGCACCCCTACACGTGGGGCCTGTTGTCGTCGATGCCGCGCCTGAACGCGCCCGTCGACGTCCCGCTGATGCCGGTGCGCGGCACTCCCCCGAGCCTGCTGAACCCGCCGTCCGGCTGCCCCTTCCACCCGCGCTGCGACTACACGAAGCTCGCCGGGCCGGAGCTGTGCTTCGGCCAGCGGCCGTCGATCTCCCCGGAGACCGGGCACGGCGACGCCTGCTACCTCACGCTGGAGCAGAAGAGGGAGCTCCGCACCGCGAAGACCGAGGACCACGCATGA
- a CDS encoding ABC transporter permease → MTSYLVRRVAGALVILMIISAITFYLFYAVPRDPARAFCGKICQPETLALIRHNLGMDEPLFVQYWHWLAGIFTGREFVQFGECPAPCLGYSFATQEPVFGAIVDRFPVTLSLTLGASVVILAFGIMTGMIAAWKVGQPLDKIASASSVVGASLQIYFVGPLLAFYLVDTLQLIPRPSYVPITENPLDWFTHLLLPWVVLSIIFTANYTRMTRSQMVEQLTEDYVRTARAKGMSNKAVFFRFAWRGAMIPIVTIFGVDLATLLGGAIITEQTFSLHGIGELAVRAVQNTDLPMLLGVTIVGAAAIVLLNIVVDVLYAFIDPRVRLT, encoded by the coding sequence ATGACCAGCTATCTGGTACGCCGCGTCGCCGGCGCCCTCGTGATCCTGATGATCATCAGCGCGATCACGTTCTACCTCTTCTACGCCGTCCCGCGTGACCCTGCCCGGGCGTTCTGCGGCAAGATCTGCCAGCCCGAGACACTGGCGCTGATCCGGCACAACCTGGGCATGGACGAGCCGCTCTTCGTGCAGTACTGGCACTGGCTGGCGGGCATCTTCACCGGCCGCGAGTTCGTCCAGTTCGGCGAGTGCCCGGCGCCCTGCCTCGGCTACTCCTTCGCCACCCAGGAGCCCGTCTTCGGCGCCATCGTCGACCGCTTCCCGGTGACGCTGTCGCTCACCCTGGGCGCGTCGGTGGTCATCCTGGCGTTCGGCATCATGACCGGCATGATCGCGGCCTGGAAGGTCGGGCAGCCGCTCGACAAGATCGCGAGCGCCTCGTCGGTCGTCGGAGCCTCGCTCCAGATCTACTTCGTCGGGCCGCTGCTGGCGTTCTACCTCGTGGACACCCTGCAGCTGATCCCCCGCCCGTCGTACGTGCCGATCACCGAGAACCCGTTGGACTGGTTCACCCACCTGCTGCTGCCGTGGGTGGTGTTGTCGATCATCTTCACCGCCAACTACACCCGCATGACCCGTTCGCAGATGGTCGAGCAGCTCACCGAGGACTACGTCCGTACGGCCCGCGCCAAGGGCATGTCGAACAAGGCGGTCTTCTTCCGCTTCGCCTGGCGCGGCGCGATGATCCCCATCGTCACGATCTTCGGTGTCGACCTCGCAACGCTCCTGGGCGGCGCGATCATCACCGAGCAGACGTTCAGCCTCCACGGCATCGGCGAGCTCGCCGTACGCGCCGTGCAGAACACCGACCTGCCGATGCTGCTCGGCGTGACCATCGTGGGCGCGGCGGCGATCGTCCTGCTGAACATCGTGGTGGACGTGCTCTACGCGTTCATCGACCCGCGGGTCCGCCTGACCTGA
- a CDS encoding ABC transporter substrate-binding protein, producing MRSHSRRIASMTAVLAVGALALAGCAKGGGGAAPQGAAGTSQKPLENKAVSAISVGTAADSTGPAPEVPGAKSGGTVYMIDRDDFSHLDPGRVYVNYNSSVSHLFTRQLTAYKHDDSGNIKLVGDLATDTGTTTDNGKTWKFTLKDGLKWEDGSPITSADIKYSFERLFADFITEGPDYAETWLVPDPKKPFRDQYKGPYDGKELDTIETPDDKTVVFHLNGEHPDFNFTVAMTGYGAVPKAHDTKQKYDKQPFSSGPYKIVSHITDKSLDLERNPNWDPKTDPIRHAYPDKFHMEFGLQAQQTTERFMADTGTDKQAFTFHNPVAPERVQEVLGNPELMKRSLQGLTPFTTFYNINTKRITDVNVRKAIITAWPSKQIQQLEGGEIAAGKIATTVMSPTVLGYEQFDLYNKLAKPEGDPEAAKALLAKSGTPNPTVVYAYNQTPVQEKVTVAIKEALTKAGFNVVAKPLNPTTYYDAIGPVDNKYDIYWGGWAADWPTGSTAIQPQYDGRLISDNQPNYTHLNVPEINDAIDKANAISDPVEAGKAWAAIDRQIMDQAAIVPEFYQTYFGLYGSGLGGVKFDPIEGEQSALDIYVK from the coding sequence ATGAGATCGCATAGCAGGCGGATCGCCTCGATGACGGCCGTGCTCGCGGTGGGCGCGCTCGCCCTCGCCGGCTGCGCCAAGGGCGGGGGCGGCGCGGCACCCCAGGGCGCTGCGGGCACCTCGCAGAAGCCGCTGGAGAACAAGGCCGTCAGCGCCATCTCGGTCGGCACCGCGGCCGACTCCACCGGCCCCGCCCCCGAGGTTCCGGGCGCCAAGTCCGGCGGCACGGTCTACATGATCGACCGGGACGACTTCAGCCACCTGGACCCGGGCCGCGTCTACGTGAACTACAACTCCTCGGTGTCCCACCTGTTCACCCGCCAGCTCACCGCGTACAAGCACGACGACTCGGGCAACATCAAGCTCGTCGGCGACCTGGCGACCGACACCGGCACCACCACCGACAACGGCAAGACGTGGAAGTTCACGCTCAAGGACGGCCTGAAGTGGGAGGACGGCTCGCCGATCACCTCCGCTGACATCAAGTACAGCTTCGAGCGCCTGTTCGCCGACTTCATCACCGAGGGCCCGGACTACGCCGAGACGTGGCTGGTCCCGGACCCGAAGAAGCCGTTCCGCGACCAGTACAAGGGCCCGTACGACGGCAAGGAGCTCGACACGATCGAGACTCCGGACGACAAGACGGTGGTCTTCCACCTCAACGGGGAACACCCGGACTTCAACTTCACCGTGGCCATGACCGGCTACGGCGCCGTGCCCAAGGCGCACGACACGAAGCAGAAGTACGACAAGCAGCCGTTCTCCTCGGGTCCGTACAAGATCGTGAGCCACATCACGGACAAGTCGCTGGACCTGGAGCGCAACCCGAACTGGGACCCGAAGACCGACCCCATCCGGCACGCGTACCCGGACAAGTTCCACATGGAGTTCGGCCTGCAGGCGCAGCAGACCACCGAGCGCTTCATGGCCGACACCGGCACCGACAAGCAGGCGTTCACCTTCCACAACCCGGTCGCCCCCGAGCGGGTCCAGGAGGTGCTGGGCAACCCCGAGCTGATGAAGCGGTCGCTGCAGGGCCTGACGCCGTTCACGACCTTCTACAACATCAACACCAAGCGGATCACCGACGTCAACGTCCGCAAGGCCATCATCACGGCCTGGCCGTCCAAGCAGATCCAGCAGCTCGAGGGCGGCGAGATCGCGGCCGGCAAGATCGCCACGACGGTCATGAGCCCGACGGTCCTCGGCTACGAGCAGTTCGACCTGTACAACAAGCTCGCCAAGCCCGAGGGCGACCCCGAGGCGGCCAAGGCGCTGCTCGCCAAGTCGGGCACCCCGAACCCGACCGTCGTCTACGCCTACAACCAGACGCCGGTCCAGGAGAAGGTCACCGTCGCCATCAAGGAGGCGCTGACCAAGGCCGGCTTCAACGTGGTGGCCAAGCCCCTCAACCCGACGACGTACTACGACGCCATCGGCCCGGTGGACAACAAGTACGACATCTACTGGGGCGGCTGGGCGGCCGACTGGCCGACCGGATCGACCGCGATCCAGCCGCAGTACGACGGCCGGCTGATCTCCGACAACCAGCCGAACTACACGCACCTCAACGTGCCGGAGATCAACGACGCCATCGACAAGGCCAACGCGATCAGCGACCCGGTCGAGGCCGGCAAGGCGTGGGCCGCGATCGACCGGCAGATCATGGACCAGGCCGCGATCGTCCCCGAGTTCTACCAGACCTACTTCGGTCTGTACGGCTCGGGCCTCGGCGGGGTCAAGTTCGACCCGATCGAGGGTGAGCAGTCGGCCCTCGACATCTACGTGAAGTAG
- a CDS encoding ABC transporter permease, with product MTFPSSTATDAGAESADAADAAGTAGSGPAVVGRSPGQLMWRRFRRDKTGVASAIIVLAFFLIALLAPVISALYGKDPYTTYGQNQPGLLNDFGYPIAPNGGISGDFWFGLEPGLGRDVFTQLVYGIRTSLSIALVVTVITTIIGVAMGITSGYLGGKTDYVIGRVIDTLLAFPSQLFLIVFLPVVEAAIVLPEEETPVWLRYVSICVVLTVLGWATIARLLRAQVLSLRAREFVEAARVTGASPFRVIFKELLPNLWTPIIIQSTLALPLYVGAEAGLGFLGVGMTEPTPDWGRMFQVGVNVYHSDVTYLLFPGVSMLIFVVAFNLLGDSIRDAFDPKTKR from the coding sequence ATGACGTTCCCCTCCTCGACCGCGACCGACGCCGGCGCGGAGTCCGCGGACGCCGCGGACGCCGCGGGCACGGCCGGTTCCGGTCCCGCCGTCGTCGGCCGCTCGCCCGGCCAGCTCATGTGGCGCCGCTTCCGGCGCGACAAAACGGGCGTGGCATCGGCCATCATCGTGCTCGCGTTCTTCCTGATCGCGTTGCTGGCTCCCGTGATCTCCGCGCTGTACGGCAAGGATCCGTACACGACCTACGGGCAGAACCAGCCCGGCCTGCTGAACGACTTCGGCTACCCGATCGCGCCCAACGGCGGCATCAGCGGCGACTTCTGGTTCGGCCTGGAGCCCGGCCTGGGTCGCGACGTGTTCACGCAGCTCGTGTACGGCATCCGCACCTCGCTGAGCATCGCCCTCGTCGTGACGGTGATCACCACCATCATCGGCGTCGCGATGGGCATCACCTCCGGCTACCTCGGCGGCAAGACCGACTACGTGATCGGGCGGGTCATCGACACGCTGCTCGCCTTCCCCTCGCAGCTCTTCCTGATCGTGTTCCTGCCGGTCGTCGAGGCCGCGATCGTGCTGCCCGAGGAGGAGACGCCCGTCTGGCTGCGCTACGTGTCCATCTGCGTCGTCCTCACCGTCCTCGGCTGGGCCACGATCGCCCGGTTGCTCCGCGCACAGGTGCTGTCGCTGCGGGCGCGCGAGTTCGTCGAGGCCGCCCGCGTCACCGGCGCGTCGCCGTTCAGGGTGATCTTCAAAGAGCTTCTGCCCAACCTCTGGACTCCGATCATCATCCAGTCCACGCTCGCGCTCCCGCTGTACGTGGGCGCCGAGGCCGGTCTCGGCTTCCTGGGCGTCGGCATGACGGAGCCCACCCCCGACTGGGGCCGGATGTTCCAGGTGGGAGTGAACGTCTACCACTCCGACGTGACCTACCTCCTGTTCCCCGGCGTCTCGATGCTGATCTTCGTGGTCGCCTTCAACCTGCTCGGGGACTCCATTCGCGACGCCTTCGACCCCAAGACAAAGCGCTGA
- the ribD gene encoding bifunctional diaminohydroxyphosphoribosylaminopyrimidine deaminase/5-amino-6-(5-phosphoribosylamino)uracil reductase RibD, with product MTSRDILHMRRAIALAARGLGGTSPNPVVGCVILDPSGEVAGEGFHAYAGGPHAEVVALREAGERARGGTAYVTLEPCNHTGRTGPCSAALLKAGVARVVVAVSDPNPKAAGGAAVLREHGVVVDEGVLTAEAEEVNAAWLTYVRAGRPYVTWKFAATVDGRSAAEDGTSQWITSPEARADVHRLRAESDAVIAGIGTVLADDPRLTARVPAPLREAPVLRVVVDSGARTPAAARVLDGEAPTLVAVAEDAAVPAHLSPHAVRLPRVPGGIDLRALLAELHGRQVVSVLIEGGPVLAGAFLREGLVDRVVGYLAPALLGAGAAALGPAGASTITEIHRLEFAGVTPVGPDLRLVLRPKSSAPQSPKES from the coding sequence GTGACCTCACGGGACATCCTTCACATGCGGCGCGCGATCGCGCTCGCCGCCCGGGGACTGGGCGGCACCAGTCCCAACCCCGTCGTCGGCTGTGTGATCCTCGATCCGTCGGGCGAGGTCGCGGGCGAGGGCTTCCACGCCTACGCCGGAGGGCCGCACGCCGAGGTCGTGGCGCTGCGCGAGGCCGGCGAACGGGCCAGGGGCGGCACGGCCTACGTGACGCTGGAGCCCTGCAACCACACCGGCAGGACCGGCCCCTGCTCCGCCGCCCTCCTCAAGGCGGGCGTGGCCCGGGTCGTCGTCGCCGTCTCCGATCCCAACCCGAAGGCCGCGGGCGGCGCCGCCGTCCTGCGGGAGCACGGCGTGGTGGTGGACGAGGGCGTGCTGACCGCCGAGGCCGAGGAGGTCAACGCCGCCTGGCTGACCTACGTCCGGGCCGGCCGGCCGTACGTGACCTGGAAGTTCGCCGCCACCGTGGACGGCCGCTCGGCGGCAGAGGACGGCACCAGCCAGTGGATCACCTCGCCCGAGGCCAGGGCCGACGTGCACCGGCTGCGGGCCGAGAGCGACGCCGTGATCGCCGGGATCGGCACCGTGCTCGCCGACGACCCCCGGCTCACCGCCCGCGTCCCCGCCCCGCTCCGCGAGGCGCCCGTGCTGCGCGTGGTCGTGGACTCCGGCGCCCGCACCCCGGCCGCCGCCCGCGTCCTGGACGGCGAGGCCCCCACGCTGGTCGCCGTGGCCGAGGACGCGGCCGTCCCCGCCCATCTGTCCCCCCACGCCGTACGGCTCCCGCGCGTCCCCGGCGGGATCGACCTGCGCGCCCTCCTGGCCGAGTTGCACGGCAGGCAGGTCGTGAGCGTGCTGATCGAAGGCGGGCCCGTCCTCGCCGGCGCCTTCCTCCGGGAGGGCCTGGTCGACCGGGTCGTCGGCTACCTCGCCCCGGCCCTGCTGGGTGCGGGGGCGGCCGCGCTCGGCCCCGCGGGCGCCTCCACGATCACCGAGATCCACCGGCTGGAGTTCGCCGGCGTCACCCCTGTCGGGCCGGACCTGAGGCTGGTCCTGCGGCCCAAGTCCTCCGCCCCGCAGTCCCCTAAGGAGAGCTGA
- a CDS encoding riboflavin synthase: MFTGIVEELGEVVALEPLGDSARLTVRGPLVTADARHGDSIAVNGVCLTVAGAEGDSFTADVMKETLDRSSLGALRPGSRVNLERAVRADQRLGGHIVQGHVDGTGEVLSREPGEHWEVVRLSLPANLARYVVEKGSIAVDGVSLTVAAVTDDTFSVSLIPTTLDLTTLGRKQPGEPVNLEVDVIAKYVEKLTAATAKGASA, translated from the coding sequence ATGTTCACCGGAATCGTCGAGGAGCTCGGCGAGGTCGTGGCACTCGAACCGCTGGGCGACTCCGCGCGCCTCACGGTGCGCGGCCCGCTCGTCACCGCCGACGCCCGGCACGGCGACTCGATCGCCGTCAACGGCGTCTGCCTCACGGTGGCCGGCGCGGAGGGGGACTCCTTCACCGCCGACGTGATGAAGGAGACCCTCGACCGGTCGTCGCTCGGGGCGCTGCGCCCCGGCTCACGGGTCAACCTGGAGCGTGCCGTACGCGCCGACCAGCGGCTCGGCGGGCACATCGTGCAGGGCCACGTGGACGGGACCGGGGAGGTGCTGTCGCGCGAGCCCGGCGAGCACTGGGAGGTCGTGCGGCTCTCGCTGCCCGCGAACCTCGCCCGCTATGTCGTCGAGAAGGGCTCGATCGCGGTGGACGGCGTCAGCCTCACCGTGGCCGCCGTGACGGACGACACCTTCTCCGTCAGCCTGATCCCCACCACCCTCGACCTCACCACGCTCGGCCGCAAGCAGCCGGGCGAGCCGGTCAACCTCGAGGTCGACGTGATCGCCAAGTATGTCGAGAAGCTCACCGCGGCGACCGCCAAGGGGGCCTCGGCATGA
- a CDS encoding nicotinamide mononucleotide transporter family protein encodes MSWTEAGFDVLGQHVLWTDLVGNVCALGTVWLAIKKTIWTWPVQLVGSVLLFVASFSAHITGNALKQALFGILAVYGWVKWSRGTRGGAELPIRSARVRERGALVAVMIAGTVAVALLFTFLNSRGWNISWAPWPDAYIFVGSAVATWAQGKALVDFWIIWVAVDLVGVPLAFSSGLVVSGLVYGLFFVMVMIGFRDWLRQSRGLRAVTA; translated from the coding sequence ATGAGCTGGACGGAGGCCGGGTTCGACGTCTTGGGGCAGCACGTCCTGTGGACCGACCTGGTGGGCAACGTGTGCGCGCTGGGCACGGTGTGGCTCGCGATCAAGAAGACGATCTGGACCTGGCCGGTGCAGCTCGTCGGCTCCGTGCTGCTGTTCGTGGCGTCGTTCAGCGCGCACATCACCGGCAACGCGCTCAAGCAGGCGCTGTTCGGCATCCTCGCGGTCTACGGCTGGGTGAAGTGGTCGCGCGGCACCCGCGGCGGCGCGGAGCTGCCGATCCGCTCGGCGCGCGTCCGGGAGCGCGGGGCGCTCGTGGCCGTCATGATCGCCGGGACGGTCGCGGTCGCGCTGCTGTTCACCTTCCTCAACTCCCGGGGCTGGAACATCTCCTGGGCGCCGTGGCCGGACGCCTACATCTTCGTCGGCAGCGCGGTGGCGACCTGGGCGCAGGGCAAGGCGCTGGTCGACTTCTGGATCATCTGGGTCGCCGTGGACCTCGTGGGGGTTCCGCTGGCGTTCAGCTCCGGGCTGGTGGTCTCCGGCCTCGTCTACGGACTGTTCTTCGTGATGGTGATGATCGGGTTCCGTGACTGGCTGCGCCAGTCGCGCGGGTTGCGGGCGGTGACCGCATGA